In the uncultured Methanobacterium sp. genome, one interval contains:
- a CDS encoding metal-dependent hydrolase, with product MPDWMVHVAVAWTICRMLRFKYPQFNPANTVLVMVGSIFPDAIKVSILSDLMGYDLWNYIYVFHLPIGTFILAGIASLFFREKKTAFLFLSLGILTHYALDLLLIQVGYGMYLFYPGSWMGFAINLVPNDDFHITIVALAIALVVYLFSGGVEKKWTL from the coding sequence ATGCCAGACTGGATGGTTCACGTGGCAGTGGCCTGGACAATCTGCCGCATGCTCCGCTTCAAGTATCCTCAGTTCAACCCGGCTAACACCGTCCTGGTTATGGTGGGATCAATCTTCCCTGACGCCATCAAAGTCTCCATTCTATCGGATTTGATGGGTTACGATTTGTGGAATTACATCTACGTCTTCCACCTGCCCATAGGCACATTCATCCTTGCCGGGATTGCCTCCCTATTTTTCAGGGAGAAAAAAACAGCCTTTCTGTTTTTATCATTGGGAATCCTAACCCACTACGCCCTGGACCTACTCCTCATACAGGTGGGGTATGGGATGTATCTCTTCTATCCGGGTAGCTGGATGGGATTTGCCATTAACCTGGTTCCCAATGATGATTTCCACATAACCATTGTGGCCCTGGCTATTGCCCTGGTGGTTTACCTGTTTTCAGGAGGGGTGGAGAAAAAATGGACGTTATGA
- a CDS encoding desulfoferrodoxin — protein sequence MTEKGQIYRCDVCGNIVNVFCVGAGNLVCCEVPMELLKEKQDADGAIKHRPVIEKSPMGVKVKVGEVPHPMEENHHIEWVELTTDNQVFIEFLKPGDQPEAEFPVDPETGLKARSYCNIHGLWKS from the coding sequence ATGACTGAAAAAGGACAAATATATCGGTGTGATGTTTGTGGAAACATAGTGAATGTTTTCTGTGTTGGTGCAGGTAACTTGGTTTGTTGTGAAGTGCCCATGGAACTTTTAAAGGAGAAACAGGATGCTGATGGTGCCATTAAACATAGGCCTGTGATTGAAAAATCACCGATGGGAGTTAAGGTTAAGGTGGGAGAAGTTCCTCACCCCATGGAGGAAAATCACCATATAGAGTGGGTGGAACTTACTACAGATAACCAGGTATTCATAGAGTTTTTAAAGCCAGGTGACCAGCCCGAGGCTGAATTCCCGGTAGATCCAGAAACTGGTCTTAAAGCCAGGAGTTACTGTAACATCCACGGATTATGGAAATCATAA
- a CDS encoding PAS domain S-box protein codes for MKQQDSDCEEISSKLQQTEERLAQTQSELNYLKSIVEHTEDAIVGLGLDGTILTWNPAAETIYGYTSREAIGNSVSMVIPPYNADEISLILAWIKSGERVTHYETLRRRKDGSVISVSLSVSPIKDAAGEVIGASSIARDITSSKKMELQIQESEEKFREVFNNANDAIFLYDIKNDGTFGNFLEANDVACQRLGYNREELQQMTPRDIDTEETTLNISPYVDKLLKERNATFEAVNLTRDGQEIPVEVSAHIFNLRGERMVLSILRDITRRKESEAQLRKSLNEKELLLKEIHHRVKNNLMVISSLLNLQSKYIKDKAALEVFRESQRRARSMALIHTMLYQSTDLKCINFGDYITKLTQELFRTYVTRDNIRLNLDVGDVPLDINTAVPLGLIVNELVSNSLKHAFPHGEAGEITVKFRKSENNYTFQVADTGRGFPEDLNFKKTNSLGMRLVNTLTSQVDGQVELDTRRGTCFTIKFAEEEYGS; via the coding sequence ATGAAGCAGCAAGATTCAGACTGTGAAGAAATTTCCAGCAAACTTCAACAAACAGAAGAAAGGTTAGCCCAAACCCAGTCCGAGCTGAATTACCTCAAATCCATTGTAGAGCACACTGAAGATGCTATAGTGGGACTCGGCCTGGATGGGACCATATTAACCTGGAACCCTGCTGCAGAAACTATATACGGTTACACTTCACGTGAAGCAATTGGTAACAGTGTATCCATGGTGATACCACCCTACAACGCCGATGAAATATCTCTGATCTTAGCCTGGATCAAAAGTGGTGAAAGGGTAACCCATTACGAAACCCTGCGCCGAAGGAAAGACGGATCCGTCATCAGTGTCTCCCTCAGTGTCTCTCCAATCAAGGATGCTGCTGGAGAGGTAATAGGTGCATCCAGCATTGCCCGGGACATCACCTCCAGCAAAAAAATGGAACTACAAATCCAGGAAAGCGAGGAAAAATTCCGGGAAGTCTTCAATAACGCCAACGATGCTATTTTTCTCTATGATATTAAAAATGACGGAACCTTTGGTAACTTCCTGGAGGCTAATGATGTGGCCTGCCAGCGCCTGGGATATAACCGGGAAGAACTGCAACAGATGACTCCCAGGGATATTGACACGGAAGAAACCACTCTGAACATATCTCCGTATGTGGATAAACTCTTAAAAGAAAGAAACGCCACTTTCGAGGCGGTTAACCTTACCCGTGATGGTCAGGAAATACCAGTGGAGGTCAGTGCCCATATATTCAACCTTCGCGGTGAGAGAATGGTTCTCTCTATACTGAGGGATATCACCCGCAGGAAGGAGTCTGAAGCTCAACTCCGGAAGTCCTTAAATGAAAAGGAACTGCTCCTTAAGGAGATACACCACCGGGTTAAAAATAACCTCATGGTTATAAGCAGTCTCCTGAATCTCCAATCAAAGTATATCAAGGATAAAGCTGCCCTTGAAGTCTTCCGGGAAAGTCAACGCCGGGCACGGTCCATGGCACTCATCCACACCATGTTATACCAGTCTACAGATCTCAAATGCATCAACTTCGGAGACTACATCACTAAACTAACCCAGGAACTTTTCCGTACCTATGTAACCAGGGACAACATCCGTCTCAACCTGGATGTGGGAGATGTGCCCCTGGACATCAACACTGCTGTACCTTTAGGCCTTATAGTCAACGAACTGGTCTCAAACAGCCTCAAGCATGCATTCCCCCATGGGGAAGCTGGGGAGATAACTGTTAAATTCCGTAAAAGTGAAAATAACTACACCTTCCAGGTGGCAGACACCGGTAGGGGATTCCCGGAAGACTTGAACTTCAAGAAAACCAACTCCCTGGGAATGCGCCTGGTGAACACCCTCACCAGTCAGGTTGACGGACAGGTGGAGTTAGACACCCGCAGGGGAACATGTTTCACCATCAAATTCGCTGAAGAAGAATATGGTTCCTGA
- a CDS encoding transposase, whose protein sequence is MISEIYYSPVYSGVSKQLNLLDFNFKNSKIQCLKSVLNKNSELKENKLVKFIERTYYYVKIAINKYSNDFSNHLYSQHALFTILAMKIYTKSTYREIIDFIDVSDIIKKYLRIKKVPHFTTIQKFFKRLPSKQIREINHLILSLNDIKADIIALDGSGFTNDYADKYYAKIRQKERKSYIKNHLTIDVKTRLILYYQTSRGPKYDTQFAKPALRQIKKYKPDYIVADKAYDTEPIRKCINEELKAFDQIPLKNRAKKGQYRLKSPTIFRNKIYAKRNNIESIFSTIKRKFNGTNHSRSTQLSNKETKLKNTIYNIYRTTQIN, encoded by the coding sequence ATGATTAGCGAAATCTATTATTCCCCTGTTTATAGTGGAGTTTCAAAGCAATTAAATCTTTTGGATTTTAATTTTAAAAATTCTAAAATTCAATGTTTAAAAAGTGTTTTAAACAAGAATAGTGAATTAAAAGAAAATAAACTGGTGAAATTCATCGAAAGAACGTATTATTATGTTAAAATAGCGATAAATAAGTATTCTAATGATTTTTCAAATCATTTATATTCACAACATGCTTTATTCACGATATTGGCAATGAAAATTTACACAAAATCAACATATCGTGAAATAATTGATTTTATTGATGTTTCAGACATAATTAAGAAATATTTGAGAATAAAAAAGGTTCCACACTTTACAACGATCCAAAAATTTTTTAAAAGACTACCTTCAAAACAAATTAGAGAAATTAACCATTTAATATTATCATTAAACGATATTAAAGCAGATATAATAGCATTAGACGGCTCTGGTTTTACGAATGATTATGCAGACAAGTATTATGCAAAAATACGGCAAAAAGAAAGAAAAAGCTACATAAAAAACCATTTAACAATAGACGTAAAAACACGCCTTATTTTATATTATCAAACATCACGTGGACCAAAATACGACACACAATTTGCAAAACCCGCATTAAGACAAATCAAAAAGTATAAACCAGATTACATAGTAGCAGACAAAGCATATGACACAGAACCAATAAGAAAATGCATAAATGAAGAACTCAAAGCATTTGACCAAATACCACTCAAAAACAGAGCAAAAAAAGGACAATACAGACTAAAAAGCCCAACAATATTCCGAAACAAAATATACGCAAAAAGAAACAATATAGAAAGCATATTTTCAACAATAAAAAGAAAATTCAACGGCACAAACCACAGCAGAAGCACACAACTCTCAAACAAAGAAACCAAACTCAAAAACACAATATACAACATCTACAGAACAACACAAATCAACTAA
- a CDS encoding MFS transporter: protein MVDKAKSGWMALFVISLSLFIIGLDSTFMNVAMMYLVKDLHTTLGNVQSIIAIYTLVMGCFVLFGAKLQDVIGRKRTFLTGAIIYGIGTIIAATSMNSGMLLLGWSVIEGFGAALMLPATSAIVTSTYSGSKRTFALGFTATVFTVSVALGPLLGGFLTTFYSWRWGFGLEAIIVLIILLLSKSLVESDHPLKWSDINLKGAVLSAAGILIIIIGVLQLNTPASWLNYSGTIINPAGFAVAMGMIITGVLLLVTFFFYQRKLIRQGKKPFMNINILKTRPFTLGIVAVMIMSLIQAGIFYLVPLYVQTRWEANALVTGLILLASPLGALIFSLSGSKLTKYIKHNHLVSVGFIVSIIAILMLYLAFTNYVNLTMYDLIPGLFILGAGLGLALPHLNNIILSSLKETQYADGSGILSTFNNVGSSIGTVVIGLIFFIAVYFAVASSLPVEYPQYQDQQALNHDIYSWVNQVIHPNMAAIEEDHNLYNLTLVSGARGMQFAFLSTAILLFVGFLLSLFIKPPPMD from the coding sequence GTGGTAGATAAAGCTAAATCTGGTTGGATGGCTCTTTTTGTAATTTCTTTGTCCTTGTTCATCATTGGTCTGGATAGTACCTTCATGAACGTGGCCATGATGTACCTGGTAAAGGACTTACACACCACCCTGGGAAATGTGCAGTCCATAATAGCCATCTACACCCTGGTAATGGGTTGTTTCGTCCTTTTTGGAGCTAAATTACAGGATGTAATCGGAAGGAAAAGAACATTCCTAACCGGGGCCATTATCTATGGTATCGGAACCATAATCGCGGCCACTAGCATGAACAGTGGTATGCTACTGTTGGGTTGGTCAGTGATAGAAGGATTTGGGGCAGCGTTAATGCTGCCCGCAACATCTGCAATAGTCACCTCCACCTACTCCGGGTCCAAACGAACATTTGCCCTGGGATTCACCGCAACGGTGTTCACGGTTTCAGTGGCGCTAGGTCCATTACTGGGAGGTTTCCTAACCACATTTTACTCATGGAGATGGGGATTCGGATTAGAAGCCATAATAGTTCTCATCATTCTCCTGTTATCCAAAAGCCTGGTTGAGTCAGATCACCCCCTCAAGTGGTCGGATATAAACCTTAAAGGGGCCGTACTCTCTGCAGCAGGAATTTTAATTATTATCATCGGCGTTCTGCAGTTAAACACACCTGCTTCCTGGCTCAACTACTCCGGAACCATCATAAATCCAGCAGGATTTGCAGTGGCCATGGGTATGATTATAACCGGGGTTCTGCTCTTGGTTACATTCTTCTTCTATCAGCGGAAGCTCATCCGGCAGGGAAAAAAACCATTCATGAACATCAATATTTTAAAAACCCGACCGTTCACCCTGGGCATAGTGGCAGTAATGATAATGTCTTTAATTCAGGCGGGTATATTTTACCTGGTACCTCTGTACGTGCAAACCAGGTGGGAAGCCAATGCTCTGGTAACTGGTTTAATACTATTGGCATCACCCCTAGGCGCTTTAATTTTCTCACTCAGCGGAAGTAAACTCACAAAATATATTAAACACAATCATCTGGTATCAGTGGGATTCATAGTTTCCATTATCGCAATTTTAATGTTGTATTTGGCGTTCACCAATTATGTGAATCTAACCATGTATGATCTCATTCCCGGACTATTTATTTTAGGTGCAGGCCTGGGATTGGCCCTTCCTCATCTTAACAACATTATTCTCTCCAGTTTAAAAGAAACCCAGTATGCCGATGGTTCTGGAATACTCAGTACATTCAACAATGTGGGATCCTCAATTGGAACAGTTGTAATTGGACTCATCTTCTTCATAGCAGTGTACTTCGCAGTTGCCAGTTCACTTCCAGTTGAATATCCTCAGTATCAGGACCAGCAGGCTCTAAACCATGACATCTATTCCTGGGTAAATCAGGTGATACACCCTAACATGGCTGCCATTGAAGAAGATCATAACCTTTACAATCTTACCTTAGTTTCAGGGGCCAGAGGAATGCAGTTTGCATTCTTATCAACAGCTATCCTGCTGTTTGTAGGGTTTTTACTATCTCTGTTCATCAAGCCACCCCCTATGGATTGA
- a CDS encoding PAS domain S-box protein yields the protein MEKESRDDFEPLKTDQVPLEEDEEQLSQYLIRISRFKLYSQACALVVIVLGIIIAMGWFLNLPLLRGEFLGFPGTKLNSAFIFIITGSCLYLLNHQSKSWALNISRILAVVTIFWSALTLLEYSTGLNLGMNQLFTSVLPDSTVVLGKSRFLSAFNFIIMGIALLMGSYKYKPRFMQTLAFLSGFLALLGLSSYVYGINTYYTLDLIVQMAFLSAVLHISLSIGILCLYPDRSYMGRITAQNSGGYMARRLLPATLVAVFIMDILITLGQRFNFYSEHFGDVLGIIVTLAFLTIVIIWNAKILNQMDRQRQESNLKRLDLKKFYKNLVEGINEGIWVTDREDRLYFMNQGMERLTGVKTQNMEGLNILDLPDSSTGQLKEYYLKAKKTLKPVYYDSIRITHHTGTMSYQSGWIIPQLNDGKFNGAICTVIDQTSRKKAEEALSKSETFYRTIFENTGTATIIVGEDTIITMANKRSEALSGYSVDEIENNLSWMDFVHPDDLEKMKLYHKLRHDPENIHLGDNRKDLEDHGKNVAPEELENTVPPEYEFCLLNKNGEKKQIMLSASVIPGTTDRVISLLDITQRKNAENEVKRSLDEKELLLREIHHRVKNNMQIISSLLNLQRSYIKDAKADNILQESQGRVKSMALVHEKLYQTDDLARINVAEYIRSLSMNLFHSYTVRPGINLTLDVGEVYFNIDTAVPLGLIINELVSNSLKYAFSDKDEGEIHISLKKTDDSGIYHLIVRDNGNGFPSNLDINNTNSLGLKLVNTLVNQLDGEMEMGQDNGTCFDIIIQEQMYKERVKPSSPG from the coding sequence ATGGAAAAAGAGTCAAGGGATGATTTTGAACCATTAAAAACAGATCAGGTCCCTCTGGAAGAGGATGAAGAGCAGCTTTCCCAATATCTGATCCGTATTTCTCGTTTTAAATTATATTCACAGGCCTGTGCACTGGTAGTGATAGTTCTAGGAATCATCATTGCCATGGGATGGTTTTTAAACCTACCATTATTACGGGGAGAGTTTCTGGGATTCCCTGGAACCAAACTTAACAGTGCATTCATATTCATCATTACTGGTAGCTGTCTTTACCTTTTAAACCATCAATCAAAATCATGGGCACTGAATATTTCCAGAATCCTGGCAGTGGTTACCATATTTTGGAGTGCTTTGACCCTACTTGAATATAGCACTGGCCTGAACCTTGGGATGAACCAGTTATTTACCAGTGTTTTACCTGACAGTACCGTTGTTCTTGGGAAGAGTAGATTTTTAAGCGCTTTTAATTTTATTATAATGGGCATTGCCCTTTTGATGGGCAGTTACAAATATAAACCCCGCTTCATGCAAACTCTGGCATTTCTATCTGGTTTTTTAGCATTATTGGGATTATCCTCATATGTTTATGGGATCAATACTTATTACACACTGGATTTGATTGTGCAAATGGCATTTCTCTCTGCAGTGCTACATATCAGTCTCTCCATTGGTATCCTTTGCCTCTACCCGGACCGCAGTTATATGGGGAGAATCACCGCCCAAAACAGTGGAGGTTACATGGCACGGCGCCTTCTCCCGGCAACTCTGGTGGCGGTGTTCATTATGGACATTTTAATTACCCTAGGACAGCGGTTCAACTTTTACAGTGAACATTTTGGTGATGTTTTAGGCATTATCGTCACCCTGGCCTTTTTAACCATAGTTATTATCTGGAATGCCAAGATACTCAACCAAATGGACCGACAAAGGCAGGAATCCAACCTTAAACGTCTCGATTTGAAAAAATTCTATAAAAATCTGGTAGAAGGTATTAACGAGGGGATATGGGTTACTGACCGCGAAGATCGGCTTTACTTCATGAACCAGGGGATGGAAAGGCTAACCGGGGTTAAAACTCAGAATATGGAGGGTTTAAATATTCTGGATCTGCCGGACTCTTCAACAGGTCAATTGAAGGAGTACTACCTTAAGGCTAAAAAAACCCTGAAACCGGTTTATTATGATTCCATAAGAATTACCCATCACACCGGAACAATGTCCTATCAGAGTGGCTGGATTATACCCCAGTTAAATGATGGTAAATTCAACGGTGCTATCTGCACAGTAATTGATCAGACCTCCCGTAAAAAGGCAGAAGAAGCTCTTTCCAAATCTGAAACATTTTATCGGACCATATTTGAGAATACCGGTACTGCTACCATTATTGTGGGGGAAGATACCATCATTACCATGGCCAATAAACGTTCTGAAGCCCTGAGTGGTTACAGTGTGGATGAAATTGAGAATAACTTAAGCTGGATGGACTTTGTACATCCAGATGACTTGGAAAAAATGAAATTGTACCATAAACTGCGCCATGACCCTGAGAATATACACTTGGGGGATAATAGGAAAGATTTGGAGGATCATGGGAAAAATGTGGCCCCTGAGGAACTGGAAAATACTGTGCCACCTGAATATGAGTTCTGTCTTCTGAATAAAAATGGGGAAAAAAAACAAATCATGCTCTCTGCATCGGTAATCCCGGGTACCACCGATAGGGTGATATCTCTTCTGGACATAACCCAGCGTAAGAATGCTGAAAATGAGGTTAAACGATCTCTGGATGAGAAGGAACTTTTACTACGGGAAATACATCACCGGGTGAAAAACAACATGCAGATTATAAGCAGTCTGTTGAACTTACAACGCAGCTACATCAAGGATGCTAAAGCAGATAACATCCTTCAGGAAAGTCAGGGCAGGGTAAAGAGCATGGCTCTGGTCCATGAGAAACTGTACCAGACTGATGACCTGGCCCGGATTAACGTTGCCGAATACATTCGGAGCCTTTCCATGAACCTGTTCCACAGTTACACAGTCAGGCCTGGAATAAATCTCACCCTGGATGTGGGTGAGGTCTACTTTAACATTGATACTGCAGTTCCCCTGGGACTTATAATCAATGAACTGGTCTCTAACAGTTTGAAGTATGCATTTTCGGACAAAGATGAGGGTGAAATTCATATATCCCTCAAAAAAACAGATGACTCCGGTATCTACCATTTAATAGTTAGAGATAATGGTAATGGTTTCCCCAGTAACCTCGATATTAATAATACCAACAGCCTGGGATTGAAACTGGTTAACACACTGGTGAACCAGTTGGATGGTGAGATGGAAATGGGTCAAGATAATGGAACCTGTTTCGATATAATAATCCAGGAACAGATGTATAAAGAGAGAGTTAAACCTTCTTCCCCAGGATGA
- a CDS encoding rubrerythrin: MEKTLENLTKAFIGESQARNRYSFYSKQATKDGYPQISEIFLETAENERQHAKWLFKLIQEVKANVDLEDDEIHVEAEAPLTIGDTVENLKAAIAGEHYENSEMYPEFAKVAKEEGLDAIAQRLMAIGKAEVHHEERYTQLLEQVEAGTLFKKEEDVSWTCLKCGYSVTGKQPPEKCPACDHPTKYFFIRCEQY; encoded by the coding sequence ATGGAAAAAACCTTAGAAAACCTTACCAAGGCGTTTATTGGTGAAAGTCAGGCTAGAAACCGTTACAGTTTCTATTCAAAACAGGCTACCAAGGATGGTTACCCTCAAATTTCGGAGATATTCCTTGAAACTGCTGAGAATGAACGACAACATGCTAAATGGTTGTTCAAGTTGATCCAGGAAGTTAAGGCTAATGTTGATCTGGAAGATGATGAGATTCACGTGGAAGCTGAAGCTCCATTAACAATTGGTGACACAGTGGAAAACCTCAAAGCTGCCATTGCAGGGGAACACTATGAAAATAGTGAAATGTATCCTGAATTTGCTAAAGTAGCCAAAGAAGAAGGGTTGGATGCCATAGCACAAAGATTAATGGCCATTGGAAAGGCCGAAGTTCACCACGAGGAAAGATACACTCAGCTCCTGGAGCAAGTTGAAGCCGGCACTTTATTTAAAAAAGAAGAAGATGTCTCATGGACCTGTCTTAAGTGTGGTTACTCTGTCACTGGTAAACAGCCACCAGAAAAGTGTCCTGCCTGTGATCATCCTACCAAGTACTTCTTCATCCGCTGTGAACAGTACTAG